A region of Rhodamnia argentea isolate NSW1041297 chromosome 9, ASM2092103v1, whole genome shotgun sequence DNA encodes the following proteins:
- the LOC115739833 gene encoding protein TRANSPORT INHIBITOR RESPONSE 1-like, whose amino-acid sequence MDPSKSRDSAESTRVIQFPNDVLERILSLIDSHRDRSAVSLVSKAWYNAERWTRRHVFIGNCYAVSPQIVARRFPNIRSVTLKGKPRFSDFNLVPPNWGAEVHAWLAVFADQYPLLEELRLKRMTVTDESLKFLARKFQKFRALSLLSCDGFSTNGLEAIATDCRHLTELDIQENGIDDISGNWLSCFPENFTSLEVLNFASLSSDVNFDALERLVSQCKSLKILKVNKNITLEQLQRLLVRAPQLTELGTGSFLQELTAHQYEELERAFIGCKNLHALSGSWEATTLYLPVLYPACTNLTFLNLSYAALPSEELAKLVAHCPHLQRLWVLDTIEDVGLQAVASNCPLLEELRVFPADPYDQDINRGVTESGFLAVSLGCRKLHYVLYFCRQMTNAAVARIVQNCPGFTHFRLCIMKPGQPDYVTNEPMDEGFGAVVKTCTNLRRLGVSGLLTDLTFEYIGRYAKNLETLSVAFAGGSDRGMQCILDGCPKLRKLEIRDSPFGNGALLSGLEKYESMRSLWMSACKVTLNGCKMLARQRPRLNVEVMKDEDMDDGQSYKVYVYRTVAGPRTDAPSFVHTL is encoded by the exons ATGGATCCGAGTAAATCGCGCGACTCGGCCGAGTCGACTCGCGTGATACAGTTCCCGAACGATGTCCTGGAGCGGATTCTCTCCCTCATAGACTCGCACCGGGACCGGAGCGCCGTCTCCCTCGTGTCCAAGGCCTGGTACAACGCCGAGCGGTGGACGCGGCGGCACGTCTTCATCGGCAACTGCTACGCCGTGTCGCCGCAGATCGTGGCCCGCCGGTTCCCCAACATCCGCAGCGTCACGCTCAAGGGGAAGCCCCGGTTCTCCGACTTCAACCTCGTGCCGCCGAACTGGGGGGCAGAAGTGCACGCGTGGCTCGCGGTGTTCGCGGATCAGTATCCGCTGCTTGAGGAGCTGAGGCTCAAGAGGATGACCGTGACGGACGAGAGCTTGAAGTTCTTGGCTCGCAAGTTCCAGAAGTTCAGGGCGCTCTCGCTCCTAAGCTGCGATGGCTTCAGTACGAATGGTCTCGAGGCAATCGCAACTGACTGCAG ACATTTGACTGAGCTGGATATACAAGAGAATGGCATTGATGATATCAGTGGCAACTGGTTAAGTTGCTTCCCCGAAAACTTCACATCATTGGAGGTGCTGAACTTTGCAAGTCTGAGTAGTGACGTGAATTTTGATGCTCTTGAGAGGCTCGTAAGTCAGTGTAAGTCACTGAAGATTTTGAAggttaataaaaatattacgCTAGAACAATTACAGAGGCTGCTTGTCCGTGCGCCTCAATTGACCGAGCTTGGTACTGGTTCGTTTTTACAAGAGCTTACTGCTCACCAGTATGAGGAACTTGAAAGAGCTTTCATTGGTTGCaagaatctgcatgctctctctGGCTCATGGGAAGCTACGACACTATATCTACCAGTTCTTTACCCAGCCTGTACAAATTTGACTTTTCTGAATTTAAGTTATGCTGCTTTGCCAAGTGAAGAACTTGCTAAGCTTGTTGCCCACTGTCCACATCTTCAGCGTCTCTGG GTACTTGACACCATTGAAGATGTAGGGCTTCAGGCTGTTGCCTCGAATTGTCCCCTTTTAGAGGAGCTTCGAGTCTTCCCAGCTGATCCTTATGACCAGGACATTAATCGGGGTGTGACTGAATCAGGTTTTCTTGCTGTGTCGCTTGGCTGCCGCAAGCTCCACTATGTCCTATACTTTTGCCGTCAGATGACAAATGCTGCTGTAGCCAGAATTGTGCAGAATTGCCCTGGTTTTACCCACTTTCGTCTTTGCATAATGAAGCCCGGGCAACCTGATTACGTAACAAATGAACCTATGGACGAAGGTTTTGGTGCAGTTGTGAAGACTTGCACGAATCTCCGAAGGCTCGGGGTTTCTGGTCTTTTGACTGACTTGACATTCGAGTATATCGGAAGATATGCTAAGAACTTGGAAACGCTGTCGGTGGCTTTTGCTGGGGGTAGTGATCGCGGAATGCAGTGTATACTGGATGGTTGCCCAAAGTTGAGGAAACTTGAAATAAGGGATAGTCCATTTGGTAACGGAGCTCTTCTTTCGGGCCTGGAGAAGTACGAGTCAATGAGATCTTTGTGGATGTCTGCTTGCAAAGTGACGCTAAATGGTTGTAAGATGTTGGCTAGGCAAAGGCCACGGTTGAATGTTGAGGTAATGAAGGATGAGGATATGGATGATGGCCAGTCTTATAAAGTTTATGTTTACCGTACTGTTGCTGGACCAAGGACAGATGCTCCATCTTTTGTCCATACTCTATGA